A window of the Cystobacter fuscus genome harbors these coding sequences:
- a CDS encoding PAS domain-containing protein codes for MNAPEQHAPEVPSSSSLVSSAPEGESLFRQMAEAIPQLVWTARPDGYHDYFNQRWYDYTGRTPGDTDGEGWQLPFHPDDGPEAQRRWQHSLRTGEPYDVEYRCRRHDGVYRWFIGRAQPMRDAEGRIVKWFGTCTDIDDQKRAVDALQVLAETSSLLASPLDYEATLDALTRLAVPRLADWCTLRMVGEHGMVQLFGVAHVAAAKVALAWELNRRYPPDPKAPSGVYEVIRTGRSDWLPTISEEALAKLTRDAEHLRIVRELGLCSSVTVPLKARGRVLGALQLISAESHRTFSAADVALFEQIAERAALAVDNARLYREAQVALRRKEEEQRVAETLHRMGLSLASELDPIRLIKSVTDAGVSVTGASFGAFLEKRVEEHGEPSRLSTLPLPRSTPLFAPTFRGDPPLLLDDVTRHPEYGKSTPFQSLSARHLPVRSYLGVPVKGRSGEVLGGLFFVHPEPGRFTRVHAQLAEGIAAQASVALDNARLYTSARQSEERFRSLINATAQAVWVTRPDGLALEDSPSWREFTGQTYEEYRGFGWLGAVHPDDQERVRRGWEAGRALKRPYEVEMRVRRKDGSYATILSRAVPLYSAPGEVREWVGTSLDVTAQRLAEESSRRLESEQRTRQLESLGARVSEVLSQEVSPERMMQECVEVMTRCLPLFPLSQLWAWDREAKLLRLKGHAGPAVPPSIQTDRLELGQGIAGRVGQSRQLLYSNDALRHPGVARARDWLETQGLMSFVGIPLQLRGQLLGVFTLFGMQPLEEETLITLSTVAEALSQGLERRRAELALQSHATELARSNEELQQFAYVASHDLQEPLRMVASFTQLLARRYKGKLDSDADEFIAFAVDGVTRMQRLIQDLLTYSRVGTKGHEFKPVEAGHALDKALSNLKTLVDEAGASLTQGPLPQVMADESQLTQLFQNLLGNALKFRGPKPTRIRVDAERQGDSWRFTVADNGIGIEPQYFERIFIIFQRLHNKEDYPGTGIGLAICKKIVERHGGRIGVESHPGQGTVFWFTLPALPSLPVNKGPTA; via the coding sequence ATGAACGCCCCCGAGCAACACGCCCCGGAAGTGCCTTCGTCGTCGAGTCTGGTATCGAGCGCTCCCGAGGGAGAGTCCCTCTTCCGGCAGATGGCCGAGGCCATTCCCCAGCTCGTGTGGACTGCCCGGCCCGACGGCTACCACGACTACTTCAACCAGCGGTGGTACGACTATACCGGGAGGACGCCGGGCGACACGGACGGCGAGGGCTGGCAACTGCCCTTCCATCCCGATGACGGGCCGGAGGCACAGCGGCGCTGGCAACACTCGCTGCGTACCGGCGAGCCCTATGACGTGGAATATCGCTGCCGGCGCCACGATGGCGTGTACCGCTGGTTCATCGGACGGGCCCAGCCGATGCGCGACGCCGAGGGCCGCATCGTCAAGTGGTTCGGTACCTGCACCGACATCGATGACCAGAAGCGGGCCGTGGACGCGCTGCAGGTGCTCGCCGAGACGAGCTCTCTCCTGGCGTCCCCGTTGGATTACGAGGCCACGCTCGATGCGCTCACCCGGCTCGCGGTGCCCCGGTTGGCGGACTGGTGCACCCTGCGCATGGTGGGCGAGCACGGCATGGTGCAGTTGTTCGGGGTCGCGCACGTGGCCGCGGCGAAGGTGGCGCTCGCCTGGGAGCTCAACCGGCGCTACCCCCCGGATCCCAAGGCCCCCTCGGGGGTCTACGAGGTCATCCGCACCGGGCGCTCGGATTGGTTGCCCACCATCTCCGAGGAGGCGCTGGCGAAGCTCACCCGGGACGCGGAGCACCTGCGCATCGTGCGCGAGCTGGGCCTGTGCTCGTCCGTGACGGTGCCGCTCAAGGCCCGCGGCCGCGTCCTGGGCGCCCTCCAGCTCATCTCCGCCGAGTCCCACCGGACCTTCTCCGCCGCGGACGTCGCGCTCTTCGAGCAGATCGCCGAGCGCGCCGCCCTGGCCGTGGACAACGCGCGCCTCTACCGCGAGGCCCAGGTCGCCCTGCGGCGCAAGGAGGAGGAGCAGCGCGTCGCCGAGACGCTCCACCGCATGGGTCTGTCGCTCGCCTCGGAGCTGGATCCCATCCGGCTCATCAAGAGCGTCACCGACGCGGGGGTGTCCGTCACGGGCGCGTCCTTCGGGGCCTTCCTCGAGAAGCGCGTGGAGGAGCACGGCGAGCCCTCGCGGCTGTCCACGCTGCCCCTGCCGCGGAGCACCCCGCTCTTCGCGCCCACCTTCCGCGGCGATCCCCCGCTGCTGCTCGACGACGTGACGCGGCATCCGGAATACGGCAAGAGCACCCCCTTCCAGAGCCTGTCCGCCAGGCACCTGCCGGTGCGCAGCTACCTCGGGGTGCCCGTGAAGGGCCGCTCGGGGGAGGTGCTGGGCGGGTTGTTCTTCGTCCATCCCGAGCCGGGGCGCTTCACCCGGGTGCATGCCCAGCTCGCCGAGGGCATCGCGGCGCAGGCCTCCGTGGCGCTGGACAACGCGCGCCTGTACACCAGCGCGCGCCAGTCCGAGGAGCGCTTCCGCTCGCTCATCAACGCCACCGCCCAGGCCGTGTGGGTGACGCGTCCGGATGGGCTGGCCCTCGAGGACTCGCCCTCGTGGCGCGAGTTCACCGGGCAGACGTACGAGGAGTACCGGGGCTTTGGCTGGCTGGGCGCCGTGCACCCCGATGACCAGGAGCGGGTGCGGCGGGGCTGGGAGGCGGGGCGGGCGCTCAAGCGGCCCTACGAGGTGGAGATGCGCGTGCGCCGCAAGGACGGCAGCTATGCGACCATCTTGTCGCGTGCCGTGCCCCTGTACTCGGCTCCGGGCGAGGTGCGCGAGTGGGTGGGCACGAGCCTGGACGTCACCGCCCAGCGCCTCGCGGAGGAGTCCTCGCGCCGGCTGGAGAGCGAGCAGCGCACCCGTCAGCTCGAGTCGCTGGGCGCTCGGGTGAGCGAGGTTCTCTCCCAGGAGGTGTCGCCCGAGCGGATGATGCAGGAGTGCGTCGAGGTGATGACGCGCTGTCTGCCCTTGTTCCCTCTCTCGCAGCTGTGGGCGTGGGACCGGGAGGCGAAGCTCTTGCGGCTCAAGGGGCACGCGGGGCCAGCCGTCCCGCCCTCCATCCAGACGGATCGGCTGGAGCTGGGCCAGGGCATCGCGGGGCGGGTGGGCCAGAGCCGCCAACTGCTGTACTCCAACGACGCGTTGCGCCACCCGGGCGTGGCGCGTGCCCGCGACTGGTTGGAGACGCAGGGGCTCATGTCCTTCGTGGGCATTCCCCTGCAACTGCGCGGGCAGCTCCTGGGCGTGTTCACCCTCTTCGGGATGCAGCCGCTGGAGGAGGAGACGCTCATCACCCTGTCCACGGTGGCGGAGGCGCTGTCCCAGGGGCTCGAGCGCCGCCGCGCCGAGCTGGCCCTGCAGTCCCATGCCACGGAGCTGGCTCGCTCCAACGAGGAGCTGCAGCAGTTCGCCTACGTGGCCTCGCACGACCTGCAGGAGCCCCTGCGCATGGTGGCCAGCTTCACGCAGCTGCTGGCGCGGCGCTACAAGGGGAAGCTGGACTCGGACGCGGACGAGTTCATCGCCTTCGCGGTGGATGGCGTCACCCGCATGCAGCGGCTCATCCAGGATCTGCTCACCTACTCGCGCGTGGGCACCAAGGGCCACGAGTTCAAGCCCGTGGAGGCGGGCCACGCGCTGGACAAGGCGCTCTCCAACCTCAAGACGCTGGTGGACGAGGCGGGCGCCAGCCTCACCCAGGGTCCGCTGCCGCAGGTGATGGCGGACGAGAGCCAGCTCACCCAGCTCTTCCAGAATCTGCTGGGCAACGCGCTGAAGTTCCGGGGCCCGAAGCCCACGCGCATCCGGGTGGACGCCGAGCGCCAGGGCGACTCGTGGCGCTTCACCGTGGCGGACAACGGCATCGGCATCGAGCCGCAGTACTTCGAGCGCATCTTCATCATCTTCCAGCGCCTGCACAACAAGGAGGACTACCCCGGCACGGGCATCGGGCTCGCCATCTGCAAGAAGATCGTCGAGCGCCACGGTGGCCGCATCGGGGTGGAGTCCCACCCCGGCCAGGGCACGGTGTTCTGGTTCACCCTGCCCGCGCTTCCCTCCCTCCCCGTGAACAAGGGGCCGACCGCATGA
- a CDS encoding PIG-L deacetylase family protein, protein MWPPDESQQQEPREGEDGVAGVLGPLLPAQALRGSALFVTAHPGDAVRGASWLLRRSSHAHVVHVTERASGDDTFAAPDTPEAHARLSEQASFEALSLAGLGPERLLSLGTMERTASEELVPLTECLVALLKALRPTLLVVHPYEGGHPDHDAAAFISHAAVALLVRGGRTPPSLLEMAVPACGHLGLHPFGFQSTLDDQPVASVALSAGDRALKQRMLACHASPGWDSGSAPSAPEHYRLAPRYDFTRPPRAGRLLYEVPTPGMTAVRWRRLARRALEQLKLTEASAH, encoded by the coding sequence ATGTGGCCTCCCGATGAATCCCAGCAACAGGAGCCGCGGGAAGGCGAGGACGGTGTGGCCGGAGTACTCGGACCGCTGCTGCCCGCCCAGGCCCTGCGTGGCTCCGCGCTCTTCGTGACGGCTCATCCGGGCGACGCGGTGCGCGGGGCATCCTGGCTGTTGCGCCGCAGCTCCCACGCACACGTCGTCCACGTCACGGAGCGAGCCTCTGGGGACGACACGTTCGCGGCCCCGGACACGCCAGAGGCCCACGCCCGTCTCTCCGAGCAAGCCTCCTTCGAGGCCCTGTCGCTCGCCGGACTGGGCCCGGAGCGGCTGTTGTCCCTGGGAACAATGGAGCGCACGGCGAGCGAGGAGCTCGTCCCCCTCACCGAATGCCTGGTGGCCCTGCTCAAGGCCCTCCGCCCGACCCTCCTCGTCGTCCACCCCTACGAGGGAGGACACCCCGACCATGACGCCGCCGCCTTCATCTCGCATGCGGCCGTGGCCCTGCTCGTGCGGGGCGGGCGCACACCGCCCTCGCTCCTGGAGATGGCCGTCCCCGCCTGCGGACACCTGGGGCTCCACCCCTTCGGCTTCCAGTCCACGCTGGACGACCAGCCCGTGGCCAGCGTGGCCCTGTCCGCGGGGGATCGCGCCCTCAAGCAGCGGATGCTCGCCTGCCATGCCTCGCCCGGGTGGGATTCGGGCTCCGCGCCGAGCGCGCCGGAGCACTACCGGCTCGCGCCCCGCTACGACTTCACCCGACCGCCGCGCGCGGGGAGGCTGCTGTATGAAGTGCCCACACCGGGGATGACGGCGGTGCGCTGGCGACGGTTGGCGCGCCGGGCGCTGGAGCAGCTCAAGCTCACGGAAGCTTCCGCTCACTGA
- a CDS encoding FRG domain-containing protein translates to MLEHRVKSWVELQELLFEGSWNEALHRFRPTLAFRGMPDSSMDLATGLNRRGGDYSRQEHVMLRAFRKYARGTAYPCGSVWDWLALAQHHGLPTRLLDWTFSPYVALHFLSENLELYGTDGVVWSVDYRETNRLLPRPLKEQLRQEGADVFSAEMLEEVAPRLKSFDQLTRRSFVLFFEPPSLDERIINQFALFSVMNAPSSRLDTFLEHQERGVRRIIVPAQLKHEVRDKLDQTNITERVLFPGLDGLSRWLRRYYNPKPPGSTPEGL, encoded by the coding sequence GTGCTCGAACATCGGGTGAAGAGCTGGGTGGAGTTGCAGGAGCTGCTCTTCGAGGGCTCGTGGAACGAAGCACTTCATCGCTTCCGCCCCACGCTCGCCTTTCGTGGCATGCCGGACTCCAGCATGGACCTGGCCACGGGGCTCAACCGACGGGGTGGGGATTACTCGCGCCAGGAGCACGTCATGCTGCGCGCCTTCCGCAAGTACGCGCGCGGCACCGCCTACCCCTGCGGCAGTGTCTGGGATTGGTTGGCGCTCGCCCAGCACCATGGACTGCCCACGCGGCTGCTGGACTGGACATTCAGCCCCTACGTGGCGCTGCACTTCCTGTCGGAGAACCTGGAGCTGTACGGCACGGACGGCGTGGTGTGGAGCGTGGACTACCGCGAGACGAACCGGCTGCTGCCGCGGCCTCTCAAGGAGCAGCTGCGGCAGGAAGGCGCGGATGTCTTCAGCGCGGAGATGCTCGAGGAGGTGGCCCCGAGGCTCAAGTCCTTCGATCAACTCACCCGCCGCTCCTTCGTGCTCTTCTTCGAGCCCCCCTCGCTCGACGAGCGCATCATCAACCAGTTCGCCCTCTTCTCGGTGATGAACGCGCCCTCGAGCCGGCTGGACACGTTCCTGGAGCATCAGGAGCGGGGGGTGCGCCGCATCATCGTCCCCGCGCAACTCAAGCACGAGGTGCGCGACAAGCTCGACCAGACCAACATCACCGAGCGGGTGTTGTTTCCGGGCCTGGACGGGCTGTCGCGGTGGCTGCGGCGCTACTACAATCCCAAGCCCCCTGGTTCTACTCCCGAGGGGCTCTAG
- a CDS encoding TonB-dependent receptor family protein yields MSWLLPGALLSLALAQSPSPAPETPPAPGETTVVAPRVPTPLNRTPAAVSVVEEEDIQTGRPTLGMYEALVGVPGLVVQSRNNASQDLRLSLRGFGARSAFGIRGVTVVVDGFPETLPDGQSNVDLLDMAMVSRIEVLRGLASSLYGNAAGGVVSLTTEDGPERPYVEARTVNGEYGLWKLNVKGGGTSGPVRWMVGASRLAQTGWRRQSATEQVLFNGKVGWTPGENSELTAVLSLVDAPEAGDPGALTQEELEADPRQAAPLNLAARAGEAVRQGRLGLTYRLRLGEAHALEARGFLSLRGFQNALPGVVVAFDRTFDGVSARYDNRAPLWGLRSRFTLGAEVQSQADRRKNHDNVEGRPGGAVQLDQDENVLALGVYAQEELALLEHLTAVAGVRYDVSRYAVEDFLKEDGDATGARTFQQPTGRLGLIWSPREEVSVFTSFTQAFEAPTTTELALPPGAGGGLSRELRPQRSNGVEVGARGRLWSRLRYDVALYSVWLRDGLVRYEDESTRAYYRNTARSQHVGAEVALEARVTEWLRLRAAYNALRATVEGGKRVPGIPTHQVSAEAMYQHASGALAAVEMFSTGGMYADDANTVRVPMAWVVNARLAHRIPIGGFELSPFLGLQNLLSARAIDNVRVNASRGRYFEPTPPRSLYGGVGVAHRW; encoded by the coding sequence ATGTCCTGGCTGCTCCCTGGCGCGCTCCTGTCTCTGGCCCTCGCACAATCCCCTTCCCCGGCGCCCGAGACGCCCCCCGCCCCCGGAGAGACGACGGTGGTGGCGCCCCGGGTGCCCACGCCCCTGAACCGCACTCCCGCGGCGGTGAGTGTCGTGGAGGAGGAGGACATCCAGACGGGCCGCCCCACCCTGGGCATGTACGAGGCCCTGGTGGGAGTACCGGGGCTCGTGGTCCAGAGCCGCAACAACGCCTCGCAGGATTTGCGGCTGTCCCTGCGGGGCTTCGGGGCGCGCTCGGCGTTCGGCATCCGGGGAGTCACCGTGGTGGTGGATGGATTCCCGGAGACCCTGCCGGATGGGCAGTCGAACGTGGACCTGCTGGACATGGCGATGGTGTCGCGCATCGAGGTGCTGCGGGGACTGGCCTCGTCGCTGTACGGCAACGCGGCGGGCGGCGTGGTGAGCCTCACCACCGAGGACGGCCCCGAGCGCCCCTACGTGGAGGCGCGCACGGTGAACGGGGAGTACGGCCTGTGGAAGTTGAACGTGAAGGGCGGAGGGACGAGCGGGCCGGTGCGCTGGATGGTGGGCGCGTCGCGGCTCGCGCAGACGGGCTGGCGGCGGCAATCGGCCACGGAGCAGGTGCTCTTCAACGGCAAGGTGGGCTGGACGCCGGGTGAGAACTCGGAGCTGACGGCGGTGCTGTCGCTGGTGGACGCACCCGAGGCTGGAGATCCGGGCGCGCTGACGCAGGAGGAGCTGGAGGCCGACCCCCGGCAGGCCGCGCCGCTCAACCTGGCGGCCCGCGCGGGCGAGGCGGTGCGCCAGGGGCGGCTGGGGCTGACGTACCGGCTGCGCCTGGGCGAGGCGCACGCGCTGGAGGCCCGGGGCTTCCTGTCGCTGCGGGGCTTCCAGAACGCGCTGCCGGGGGTAGTGGTGGCGTTCGACCGGACGTTCGATGGGGTGTCGGCGCGCTACGACAACCGGGCGCCGCTGTGGGGCCTGCGCAGCCGCTTCACCCTGGGGGCGGAGGTGCAATCACAGGCGGACCGGCGCAAGAACCACGACAACGTGGAGGGCCGGCCCGGCGGCGCGGTGCAGCTCGACCAGGACGAGAACGTGCTGGCGCTGGGGGTGTATGCCCAGGAGGAGCTGGCGCTTCTCGAGCACCTGACGGCCGTCGCGGGGGTGCGCTACGACGTGTCGCGCTACGCGGTGGAGGACTTCCTGAAGGAGGACGGGGACGCGACGGGAGCGCGGACCTTCCAGCAGCCCACGGGGCGGCTGGGACTCATCTGGTCGCCTCGGGAGGAGGTGTCTGTCTTCACGAGCTTCACCCAGGCCTTCGAGGCGCCGACGACGACGGAGCTGGCGCTGCCGCCGGGAGCGGGCGGAGGCCTGTCGCGGGAGTTGAGGCCCCAGCGCTCCAACGGGGTGGAGGTGGGGGCGCGGGGACGGCTCTGGAGCCGGCTGCGCTACGACGTGGCGCTGTACTCGGTGTGGCTGCGCGACGGGCTGGTGCGCTACGAGGACGAGTCGACACGGGCGTACTACCGCAACACGGCGCGCTCTCAGCACGTGGGGGCGGAGGTGGCGCTGGAGGCGCGGGTGACGGAGTGGCTGCGGCTGCGGGCGGCCTACAACGCCCTGCGGGCCACGGTGGAGGGAGGCAAGCGCGTGCCGGGCATTCCCACGCACCAGGTGAGCGCGGAGGCGATGTACCAACATGCGAGCGGCGCGCTGGCGGCGGTGGAGATGTTCAGCACCGGGGGGATGTACGCGGACGACGCGAACACGGTGCGGGTGCCCATGGCCTGGGTGGTGAATGCGCGGCTGGCGCACCGCATCCCCATTGGGGGGTTCGAGCTGAGTCCCTTCCTGGGCTTGCAGAACCTGCTGTCGGCACGGGCCATCGACAACGTGCGGGTGAACGCGAGCCGGGGGCGCTACTTCGAGCCGACGCCTCCCCGGTCACTCTACGGGGGCGTGGGCGTGGCGCATCGCTGGTAA
- a CDS encoding Imm52 family immunity protein, with product MSESYGAGAYWGHRPESAEQCAQQAAMFFRLLAECHPSYARWYEKNSTGRKLPQLGFELTQETFVRFFGRRKYQSGKDGFHFGAWTGHEAQDQGGAVSVHCGSKAEFSSNVVRVQFPHEEFGHERMLTAPVLAGVMRAMAVAWEPDWALVTADGLWQQLSGGSRIGCFIGWMTYFARARGEIPALPSPVRVEPVGDKGTLVILTPERLNPSNPEHVALAWRVQNLLEERGLLRLVVQPPPMRNA from the coding sequence ATGAGTGAATCCTATGGAGCTGGAGCCTATTGGGGGCACCGTCCTGAGTCTGCCGAGCAGTGCGCTCAGCAGGCGGCGATGTTCTTCCGGCTCTTGGCTGAGTGCCACCCGAGCTATGCCCGTTGGTATGAGAAGAACAGCACTGGTCGGAAGTTGCCGCAGCTTGGGTTCGAGCTCACGCAGGAGACCTTCGTGAGATTCTTCGGGCGCAGGAAGTACCAGAGCGGCAAGGATGGGTTTCACTTTGGCGCTTGGACGGGCCACGAGGCGCAGGACCAGGGCGGCGCGGTCTCGGTCCACTGTGGGTCGAAGGCCGAGTTTTCGTCCAACGTGGTGCGCGTGCAGTTCCCGCATGAGGAGTTTGGCCACGAGCGCATGCTCACGGCGCCGGTACTCGCGGGCGTCATGCGCGCTATGGCTGTGGCCTGGGAGCCGGACTGGGCTCTCGTGACGGCAGACGGACTGTGGCAGCAGCTCTCTGGCGGCAGTCGGATCGGCTGCTTCATCGGGTGGATGACATACTTCGCGCGCGCGCGGGGAGAGATTCCTGCCCTGCCATCGCCTGTACGGGTGGAGCCGGTAGGCGATAAGGGCACCCTCGTCATCCTCACTCCCGAACGTCTCAACCCGAGCAACCCCGAGCACGTGGCCCTGGCATGGCGCGTCCAGAATCTGCTGGAGGAACGGGGCCTGCTCCGTCTGGTGGTTCAGCCACCGCCCATGCGGAATGCGTGA
- a CDS encoding hybrid sensor histidine kinase/response regulator translates to MSMDEGRVLRLLLVEDNPGDARLFKEELKRVTSVRFDVRHVMRLAEAEALVGEPGLDAVLLDLSLPDGHGLANIERMVRAAPTLPLVVLTGTDDDELAMRAVHAGAQDYLVKGQVTGPLLVRALRYAIERKRVEEGLKREEAARQTALFREQFLGILGHDLRNPLQAITGNAALLLRYGGLSEPQRKAVHRISNSAERMARMIGDLLDFTRTRLGGGYTLQRTEMNVHDVLRQVVEELEVAHPGRKFELNVSGTGWGTWDMGRIAQAASNLVGNAVQYSPEDSVVRVSACDEGPGVRVEVRNGGPPIPAERMPHIFDPFVRGAEVSRARTGLGLGLYITHEIVKAHGGTLQVRSTEAEGTCFWMNLPRQLPSAPASLGSSPEGLAGI, encoded by the coding sequence ATGAGCATGGACGAAGGGCGCGTGCTGCGGCTGCTCCTGGTGGAGGACAACCCGGGAGATGCCCGGCTGTTCAAGGAGGAACTCAAGCGGGTGACGTCCGTGCGGTTCGACGTGCGCCACGTCATGCGCCTGGCGGAGGCCGAGGCCCTGGTGGGCGAGCCCGGCCTGGACGCGGTGCTGTTGGACCTGTCACTGCCGGATGGGCACGGCCTGGCCAACATCGAGCGCATGGTGCGGGCGGCGCCCACGCTGCCCCTGGTGGTGCTCACCGGCACGGACGACGACGAGCTCGCCATGCGCGCGGTGCACGCGGGCGCGCAGGACTACCTCGTGAAGGGACAGGTGACGGGGCCGCTGCTCGTGCGCGCGCTGCGCTACGCCATCGAGCGCAAGCGCGTGGAGGAGGGGCTCAAGCGCGAGGAAGCCGCGCGCCAGACGGCGCTCTTCCGCGAGCAGTTCCTCGGCATCCTCGGGCACGACCTGCGCAATCCCTTGCAGGCCATCACCGGCAACGCCGCGCTGCTCCTGCGCTACGGCGGCCTGTCCGAGCCCCAGCGCAAGGCCGTCCACCGCATCTCCAACTCCGCGGAGCGCATGGCGCGGATGATTGGCGACCTGCTCGACTTCACGCGCACGCGCCTGGGCGGGGGCTACACGCTGCAGCGCACGGAGATGAACGTGCACGACGTGCTGCGGCAGGTGGTGGAGGAGCTGGAGGTGGCGCATCCGGGGCGCAAGTTCGAGCTGAACGTGTCCGGCACCGGCTGGGGCACGTGGGACATGGGCCGCATCGCCCAGGCGGCCTCCAACCTGGTGGGCAACGCGGTGCAGTACTCCCCCGAGGACAGCGTGGTGCGGGTGAGCGCGTGCGACGAGGGTCCGGGCGTGCGGGTGGAGGTGCGCAATGGCGGTCCGCCCATCCCCGCCGAGCGGATGCCGCACATCTTCGATCCCTTCGTGCGCGGCGCCGAGGTGTCCCGGGCCCGCACGGGACTGGGGCTCGGGCTCTACATCACCCATGAGATCGTGAAGGCACATGGGGGCACCCTGCAGGTGCGCTCCACGGAGGCCGAGGGCACGTGCTTCTGGATGAACCTGCCGCGGCAGCTGCCCTCCGCTCCGGCCTCGCTCGGCTCCTCGCCCGAGGGGCTGGCGGGCATCTGA
- a CDS encoding head protein: MTIFDQIIEAQELLGKSREHAQSLKEKELFLLAIDALWFVWRNGQSHEFESYRKDVESKAPDRVIATFNTRDEAYSWLGIEPKPSDLAYVLIADEYHVIMTSRDGKRSSLVPHPALELHIEEMMRDGLPPAAAIFNTREEADTWFDSQAEPPVQTVIQIGGERYLAVYYRNINHRAIYPFSIARRLEKKEGPGE; this comes from the coding sequence GTGACGATTTTCGACCAAATCATCGAGGCGCAGGAGCTTCTCGGGAAGAGCCGAGAGCATGCTCAGTCCCTCAAGGAGAAAGAGCTGTTTCTCCTTGCCATCGACGCGCTCTGGTTCGTCTGGCGGAATGGTCAGTCCCATGAGTTCGAGAGCTACCGTAAGGATGTTGAGTCCAAGGCCCCTGACCGGGTGATCGCCACCTTCAACACGCGCGACGAGGCTTATTCCTGGCTTGGAATAGAACCCAAGCCATCCGATCTGGCCTACGTGCTGATCGCCGACGAATACCACGTCATCATGACATCTCGTGACGGCAAGCGCAGTTCGCTGGTGCCACATCCGGCTCTTGAACTCCATATAGAGGAGATGATGCGGGATGGCCTCCCGCCAGCGGCGGCCATATTCAACACCCGGGAGGAGGCAGACACTTGGTTTGACAGTCAGGCCGAGCCGCCAGTTCAAACCGTCATTCAGATTGGTGGGGAGCGCTATCTGGCGGTGTACTATCGAAACATCAATCACCGCGCCATCTATCCCTTCTCCATTGCCAGGAGGCTGGAGAAGAAAGAGGGACCGGGAGAATAG
- a CDS encoding response regulator, whose protein sequence is MNGDSLGRPIEILLVEDNPGDVRLTIEALKEGKVSNRLSVARDGVEALAFLRREGPHASAPRPDLILLDLNLPRRDGREVLAEIKADARLRRIPVVVLTTSKAEEDILRTYDLHANCYINKPVDLDQFISVVRSIDDFWLSVVRLPGGD, encoded by the coding sequence ATGAACGGCGACAGTCTTGGACGTCCCATCGAGATCCTCCTCGTGGAGGACAACCCCGGCGACGTGCGCCTGACGATCGAGGCGCTCAAGGAGGGCAAGGTGAGCAACCGTCTCTCCGTCGCGCGCGATGGGGTGGAGGCGCTCGCCTTCCTGCGCCGCGAGGGGCCGCACGCCAGCGCCCCGCGGCCGGACCTCATCTTGTTGGATCTGAACCTGCCGCGCCGGGACGGACGCGAGGTGCTGGCGGAGATCAAGGCGGATGCCCGGTTGCGCCGCATCCCCGTGGTGGTGCTCACCACGAGCAAGGCGGAGGAGGACATCCTGCGCACCTACGATCTGCACGCCAACTGCTACATCAACAAGCCGGTGGACCTGGACCAGTTCATCTCCGTGGTGCGCTCCATCGATGACTTCTGGCTCTCCGTGGTGCGGTTGCCCGGAGGAGATTGA